In the genome of Acidobacteriota bacterium, the window CGATTTGCCATTCGTGCGGTTCGCGCACATCAATGATCGTCAGCTTCCGGCCTGAGTCGAGTTCGGCTTTCAGTTGTGCCGGAGTGACTTCCCAATCCGAAACCACTTCGACTTTGGACTGGGCTTCGGGAGGCGTGATGCCACAAAACACGTCGTAATCAATCAATTCTTTGATCGTTGGATTTTCTCCGCACAGCGGGCATTCGGGATTGCGGCGAAGCTTCAATTCGCGGAACTTCATTTTCAATGCGTCGAACAGCAGCAAGCGACCGATCAACGGCTCGCCTTCGCCGATGATGAGTTTGATGGCTTCCGTCGCCTGAATGACGCCGATGATGCCGGGCAAAATGCCGAGAACGCCGCCTTCTGCGCACGAAGGAACCAACCCCGGCGGAGGCGGTTCCGGGTACAAACAGCGATAGCAAGGCCCGCCGCCGCCTGGATAAAAAACCGACGCCTGGCCATCAAAACGAAAGATTGAACCGTAAACATTCGGTTTGCCCAACAACACGCTGGCGTCGTTGGCCAGATACCGCGTTTGGAAGTTATCGGTTCCGTCAATGACAATGTCGTAATCTTTGATGATACCCAGCGCGTTTTCCGCCCGAAGCGCCGTTTCATAGGTGTCAATTTGAATATGCGGATTGATGTCCGACAGGCGGTCTTTTGCGGATTGAATTTTCGGACGACCAACGTCTTTGGTTCCATGGACAATCTGGCGTTGCAGATTGCTGTGATCCACGACGTCAAAATCCACCAAGCCCAATCGGCCAACTCCCGCCGCCGCCAAATACAATCCAAGCGGCGAACCCAAACCGCCGGTTCCGATCAATAGAATGCTGGCGGCTTTCAGTTTGCGCTGACCTTCCATGCCTACTTCGGGCATGATCAGGTGGCGGCTGTAGCGAGCAATTTCATCTTTGGTCAGATCGGGCAGGGAACTCGCCGTGCGCGCTTCTGCGCCTCCGGCGATGGCCGGAATGATGCTGATGTCGTCGCTTTCCTTCACGGGAGTGTTTTCGCCCTGCAGCCCTCGAATATCTTCGTCGTTGACAAACACATTGACGAAGCTGCGCAATTTGCCACTCTGGTCATACAAATGCTGTTTCAACTCCGTGTATTGCGTGGTCAAACTCGCCAGCACCTCGCCTGCGGTTGCTCCTTGCACATCCACTGCCGCTGTGTTGCCAGCGTATTGGCGAAGCGCAGTGGGAATCACGATCTTTGGCATCTCAATTTTCTCCTCTTAATTTCATCCACGAAGCCACACGAAGATTCACGAAGAAAAATAGACAGGATTTTTCAGGATTTTTCAGGATTTTTCAGGATTTGTTTTAACTCAGTTGAACTCATTTCAGGTAATTACCATCCTGTTGAATCCTGTAAATCCTGTCAAAAAATCTTCGTGTGACTTCGTGGATGAAGTGTTTGGTTTTCAAAGTTGAATAATCTCTTCTTCGTCAAACTGCGAACGGTCGTCGCGTACAGTCCAGGCGCGGACTTCTTCGGCCTTGCCGTCGCGAACGGAAACAATCAAATACGACCATTCGATCAACGGCGCGTGTTCCAGGTCAAACCCGGAAGGCACAGCCGGATGATTCGGGTGCGAATGGTAATAGCCCCACACGCCCAAGTCTCGTTTCGCCGCCTGGCGTTCCGCTTTGGCGTAATCCAGCGGGCTGATTTCCACGCGGTTGTGCCGCGAATCTTTGCGAATGTTTTCCAGCGGCAACACTTCACGAATCACGCGCACGCCGTTTTCAATCACGCCCAGCAGCAAGCCGCCACATTCTTCGGGAAAAGTCCGTTCGCCATGTTCCCGGATCGTTTTCAAATGATCTGTCGTCAGTTTTACACTCATTCTTCTGTCCAGAATTTATCGCTCAAGTAGCGACTGCCGCCATCGCAAAGAATGGTAACGATCACACCGCTTTCAATCTGTGAGGCAACGTTCAATGCCGCCACAATGTTTGCGGCAGCCGAAACGCCTACGAACCAGCCTTCGTCTTTTGCCAATTGACGAGTCATTGCGTGGGCATCTTCAGTTTGGATTTCCATCTCTATGTCCGCCAATGTCGAATCGTAAATACCCGGCACAATCGCGGTCGGCATGTGTTTCATGCCTTCCAGACCGTGATACGGCGAATCCGGTTGCATAGAGACCAATCGAACCGAGGGCTTCAATTCACGCAACCGCCGGCTGACGCCGACGAAGGTTCCGCTGGTTCCCAACCCCGCGACAAAGTGGGTAATACGCCCGCCGGTTTGATGATAAATCTCCGGCGCGGTGGTTTCGTAATGTGATTGCCAGTTCGCGGCGTTGTTGTATTGATCCAGGTAAACGTATTTGTTCGGGGTTTCGGCTACGCGGCGACGGACTTCCAGAATTGCGCCATCGGTTCCAGCCATCGGATCGGTCAGCACCACATGCGCGCCGTATACCTGCAAGATGCGTTTGCGTTCAGCACTGGCGTTTTGCGGCAAACATAATTCAACTTTGTAACCAAGCGCAGCGCCGAGCATCGCATAGGCAATTCCCGTATTGCCGCTGGTCGCGTCAATGATGGTTTTTTCCCTGGTCAGCAATCCGGAACGCTCGGCTTGGCGAATCATGTTCAACGCCGGGCGATCTTTGACCGAACCACCGGGATTGGCCCACTCTGCTTTGGCATAAATTTCAACCTTGGGATTTGGATTGAGATTGTTGAGCCTGAGAAGTGGGGTGTTCCCGATGAGTTCAGGCAAAGAGGATGCGCCGACACCGACAACAGCAGTGGCGCTTTTGGTAGGCATAACAATAATTGAACCGAGTAGATGACATCAGTGTCAGATGATTCATTCGACAGGATGAACAGGATTTTTCAGGATGATTGTAGACTGTTTCAAATCCTGCCTTTCAATGCTGAATCATCTTGTAAACCCTGTCGAAAATAACTTCTGGTTTATTTGCCGGGTTGCGGCACAATGCGCAAATAAGGCTTCAGCGTTTTCCATCCGCCAGGGAATTTTTCCTTGGCTGCTTCGTCCGACACCGCCGGAACGATGATGCAATCATCGCCGTTTTTCCAGTTGACCGGAGTCGCCACGCTGTATTTGGCCGTCAGTTGCAGGGAATCAATGACGCGCAAAATTTCCGCGAAGTTGCGCCCGGTGCTGGCCGGGTAGGTCAGGGTCAGTTTCACCTTCTTATCCGGGCCAATGACAAACACCGAACGCACCGTGAAGGTATCGCTGGCGTTTGGGTGGATCATTTCGTACAAGTCGGAAACTTTTTTGTCAGAATCCGCAATGACGGGAAAGTTCAGTGCCTGGCCTTGTGTTTCCTTGATGTCCTCGGCCCATTTGTTGTGGGAATCTGCCGGATCAACGCTCAAGCCGATGATCTTGACGTTGCGTTTGTCGAATTCGGGTTTTAACCGTGCGGCTTCGCCCAATTCTGTGGTGCAAACCGGGGTAAAATCCTTTGGGTGCGAAAATAAAACGCCCCAGCTATCACCGAGCCATTCATGAAAGTTGATGGTCCCTTCATTGGTTTGCGCTGTAAAATCGGGCGCTGTGTCGCCTATGCGAATAGACATAGTTCTTCTCCTTTGCAGGTTTGGGGTTGATGGAAAAAGAGACATGCCGGGTTGTTTACCGGCAACAACAGGAACAGGTAAGAGGATAGCAAAACGATGTAGGGAATGTATAAACCATAACGACGCAGGCATCATAACTTTGTGCTTCTTTTTGTCAAGATGGCAACTTTGGGCTGTGGCGGCTTGACAGAATTTTTCCTGGCGTTTATTGTCCGCCCCGTCAAACTGATTCGTGGTGATTTAAGGCAAATTGCTCCACGTTAAAAAAAGCGCTAAACGGCCCGAGGAAAAGCAAAAGTTTTAAGCCTCGCGCAAGTTCAAAGCGCGAGGCTTTTTCATTTACTACACATCACACCCGGTCAACACTTGTGATGATCGGCGTTTGAAAAGATAGTGGCGATTTACAACGAATTGCTCCACTCAAAAAACTGCTAAAGAGTTGCGGGAATCGGAATATCGAAAAGCCTTGCGCTACCTTTAGCGCAGGGCTTTTCATTTGGTACAGAACCGGGAGCAGTAGCGACCGGGTTATTGGGAGAGAACACGCATGAGTTATGTAAAAGGATTGAAATGTCGTGAATGCGGCGCACAGTACAAATTGGAAGCAGTGGCGATTTGCGAAGAATGCTTTGGGCCGCTGGAAGTATATTACGATTACGAGGCGATCAAAACAAAACTGACGCGCGAAGAAATCGCCGGTCGTCAGAAAACCATGTGGCGGTATCGTGAACTGCTGCCGTTGGAAAATGATCCCACGGTTGGATTGAACACAGGATGTACACCGCTCGTCCGTGCCGCGCGGTTAGCCAAAGCGCTCGGTGTGGGCGAGCTTTTCATCAAAAACGACGCGGTGCAGCATCCCACCCTGTCGTTCAAAGATCGCGTCGTTGCGGTCGCGCTGTCCAAAGCGCGCGAATTCAAGTTTGAAGCCGTCGGATGCGCTTCCACCGGCAACCTGGCCAATTCGGTCGCAGCCAATGCCGCCGCAGCAGGCTTTCCCGCCTACATTTTGATTCCTGACAATCTGGAAAAAAGCAAAATCACCGCCACGCAGATTTACGGTGCCAACGTCGTCCCGGTTAAAGGCAACTACGACGACGTCAACCGCCTGTGCAGCGAAATCGCGGGCCGGTACCCAATTGCTTTCGTCAACGTCAACCTGCGCCCGTTTTACGGCGAAGGCTCAAAGACATTTGGCTACGAAATCGCAGAACAGCTCGGCTGGCAGGCGCCCGATGCTGTTGTCGTGCCGATGGCCGGCGGTTCGCTGATCACGAAAATTTACAAAGCTTTCGGCGAGCTATCGAAAATCGGTTTGATTGAAGAAGCCCAAACGCGCTTTTTTGGCGCGCAAGCCGCTGGCTGCAATCCTATTGCCGCCGCTGTCAAAGCAGGCACGCGCGACATTCGCCCGGTCAAACCAAATACGATTGCGAAATCTCTGGCCATCGGAAACCCGGCAGACGGTTATTTCGCCACCGGAGTCATCACGAACACGGGCGGCTGGTCCGAAGACGTGACGGATGCTGAAATTATCAGCGCCATGAAGTTGCTAGCTGAAACTGAAGGCATTTTCACCGAAACGGCTGGCGGAACGACGCTGGCCGTGACTAAAAAGCTGATCGAACAAGGCCGCCTGAGCGCCAAAGATCGCATCGTCATCGCCATCACCGGCAACGGTCTGAAGACGCAGGAAGCGTTGACGCTGGAAGACCTGAAATCCATTGAACCGAAGTTGTCGGCGTTTGAAAGTGCCGCCGGATTCACGCGCGCCGTAACCGCCGCTGCATAATCAAGCATGTAGTCCCGCCTTCAGGTGGAAAATGCGGGTACCAAACCATTCCGCCGAAGATAGGACTTCGAACTTTTTGAGGAGAATCAGCATGCCGCAAACCGTAATCATCCCAACGCCGCTGCGTAAGTTCACGCAAGACACAGAACTTGTGCAGGTGCAAGGCGCAACCATCGGCGAAGTCTTTACCCAACTCGAAGCCGCGTATCCAGGCATTCAAGCTCGTTTATGCGAAACCAATGGCGAACTGCGCCGCTTCATCAACGTATACGTGGACGGCGAAGACATTCGCTTTCTGGAAGGCCTGAACACCGGCTTGGCCGATAAAGCTGAAATTTCCATCGTGCCCGCCATCGCTGGCGGTTGAGATTTGGTCAAAAGCTCTCAAGGGGAGACGCATTACGCGCTGCCCCTTGAGAAAATTGAATCAGAACCTCTCTCGCCATTTCGCAGGCCAAGACACAAGTTCCCAGCAGTTCTGCGCATCGCCAGGAATTTGGAAACAAGCTTCTGGACGGACACGTATTTTGAATCGCGCTAGCGACGACCAACTTTGGGTTTGTTGCAGCAACGGCAGTTTCTTCCTACACTTACTCATCAGAGGTGCTTATGTTTTGCCCAGGATGCGCGATTCAAATCACGGACGATACCAAATTCTGCAAAAACTGCGGCGCGAACCTGCGCGGCGTGCGCGAAGCCATGACTACGCGTGGCGAGCAATTTGACTGGTCGAAAACCTGGGTGGCGGATATGTTCATGTCCCAGGAAGAGCGGGAACGCCGTCGCGGCATCACGCCGGAACACAAACGCAACAACGAAATCAAAGGCGGCGTCATCACCACCCTGGCGGGCCTGGGCGCAATGATCTTTCTTTACTATTTGCTGGGAGCCGTGGCGAGTAACGAACCCAACGCTGGGGATGCAGAAATCATTCGCCGGGTTTGGTTGGCTGGCCTAGTGCCGTTTCTGGTCGGCATCGGCATTCTGTTCAACGGCCTTTTCCTCAGCAAACCCAGAGCCAAATCACAACCACATCCGCAATTTCAACCGCCCGCTGATTATCAACTTCCGGCCCGAACCACCAACGAACTGCTTGAGTCTTCCGCAACGGATTTCAGCGTCATCGAACACACGACAGCTCATTTGCCGGAAAAGAAAGAAGCCATTTACGCCCAGCGCAGGGAAGATCAGCCATAAATTTCTCCGATTGTCTTCGTTCCTGATTCTTCAAACATTGCATCATCCCACCGTCGCCTCGATCCGAGTTCAGGCTTATAATGCCGCCATCGAAAGGAGCGTTGAGTATGTCATTGGAAATTGAAGACGTGACCGCCGAAAGCATTCTGACGCTGATCGAACAATTGCCTTCGACCGAGCGCGCTCGTTTGAACCAGATGCTGACCGAACAGAAACCGGAGCCATCCAAAACCAAACCTCCGCTTGATAAACGTGTTCCGGCCAAACCCATGCCAGATAGGACAAGCGAACGGCAGTGGGTCAAAGAGCATAAGCACGAATATGCCGGGCAATGGGTTGCGCTGGATGGGGACCGATTGATTGCCGCCAGCCACATCCAACAGGAGGTGTGGGATGCAGTCAGTGCGGATAGTGAAATCCCTCCACTTGTCCTTCGCGTTCCTTCTCCAGATGATCTGCCATTTATGGGAATTTGACGCCAATGAAGCAACTGACCTTTGACCAGGAATATGTTTATGGTGACAGTGGGGAAGGAATTTCAATTGAAGTTTCTCTTGGTTTTGGTGGAATCAGCATAGAGGTTGAGGCCAAAGTTGATCCCGGAGCCACTGTCTGTCTATTCAGCCACGAGATTGGGCTTAAACTTGGAATCCCGAATGAACAGGGAATTCCCATTCGATTGAGTGGACTGGCTGGTTCACTCGAAGCCTACGGCCACGAAGTCACGCTGCAAACTGGCGACATCGCCTTTCAAAGCGTAGTTTACTTTGCCAAACATCCTGGCTTGCAACGCAACTTGCTCGGACGCCAAGGCCGGCTACGGAATCTGAAACTCGCTGTCATTGATTACGAATTTTGGCGTGACTGACACTGTAATCTTAGAAAATATATTGCGGAAATTAATCCCTCATAAAGTCGCGTTTTTTCTCCTCCTCGATCCAATCTTGCACTCCCTGAATCCGTTGCTCAAGATACTGCTTATGTCTTAGGAATTCGGCTGAGTTAAAAAGAGTCAAAAGCGACTCGAAGTATTCTAACTTCTTTTGCAAGACAGGCACCGCGCTTCCCGTACAGCTAAAAGCACCTGGTTCAAGAGGAAGCATTTTAAAATCATCGAGGCGTTTATTACGGTCAAGGAATAAACGAAAGAAAGGAGGCCTGCGGTCATATGAGAAATTGGCGACCACCTGAAATATGCTACTCATAAACTCTGGATTTTCACCATGTGATCTGATTTGCTCGCTGATGAACTGCTCCTGCCTTTCCATAATGTCATTACCAGTCTGCTCATCTGCTCTTCGAATGAAGAAGACCTCTGTATAGCTATGCCCCAATGAATGCCGTTCCTTCTCCAAGTCAAAAATTCTCCAAACAATGGCTCCCATGACTTTTATCCAATCGTTACGTAGCCAGAGAAAGTCATAGTTCCGCTCATCGTCATAATGAGACAGCGTCATTTGATCGTGTCTGCTTTTATTGTCATACACCCATTCGACGTATTCACATGCAAAATCTCTATCCAGATCGAGAATTGCATTAAACCCATTTCCCTTGTAGTCAGGAAATCTGTCGTGTTTGAGCGATAGAAAATAAGCTTGTTTTAGCAGATCAACTCTGCGCGCAAAAAGCTCTTTTACTTTCGCGCTTGTCTCGGAATGCTCATTGAACAAGTCGGCAAGATAAAACCCGTAACGGGAATCAATCTCTGCTTTTTCGACAAGAATGGATGTAATTTCGATGAAGACATCTGCATCAACTACTTGATAACGTGCCAAGAAATCTAGCCCCTGCGGAAGTTGGCCAAGCTCTACAGTTCTATACAACGAGTAAAGCTGTGAGATATGTTCGGCTGTAACCAGTTCTGATGGCAAGCATACAAAGAAAACGGAAACCCACTTTTCCCGCAAGCCATAATCTGATTGCGTAAGAATTTGATAGGTTAGGTTGGCACCGCAGATTTCGATGAGCTTGGCAATCAAATTACCAGAAGGATAATGATCAGCAAGGTTTAGTAAATCGCCTTCACCGAAATAATACTCAAGTACTTCAACAAATAAACTGGGCTTGTTGTCAGCGAGATTGAGCAGTACTTCTATTACTTGGCCGGGGAACGCATACATCTCGCGCCTGTTTGTTTGGGCGTTCTGAATTTCGATACAACATTCAAAGAAGCGTTTGTAATCTTCCAGACCATAAGCACCGAAGCTTTCTTTGATTTGCTGCCTTTTCTGCTGTTGGTATTGCTCCCAGCCCAACTCTGAACGCTCAGCCCAATCGTCAAGCAAAATCTCTGCTAACCTGTACGTTTCGCTCTTGAATCGCTGTTCAAGTGAATTATCAAA includes:
- the moeB gene encoding molybdopterin-synthase adenylyltransferase MoeB, whose amino-acid sequence is MPKIVIPTALRQYAGNTAAVDVQGATAGEVLASLTTQYTELKQHLYDQSGKLRSFVNVFVNDEDIRGLQGENTPVKESDDISIIPAIAGGAEARTASSLPDLTKDEIARYSRHLIMPEVGMEGQRKLKAASILLIGTGGLGSPLGLYLAAAGVGRLGLVDFDVVDHSNLQRQIVHGTKDVGRPKIQSAKDRLSDINPHIQIDTYETALRAENALGIIKDYDIVIDGTDNFQTRYLANDASVLLGKPNVYGSIFRFDGQASVFYPGGGGPCYRCLYPEPPPPGLVPSCAEGGVLGILPGIIGVIQATEAIKLIIGEGEPLIGRLLLFDALKMKFRELKLRRNPECPLCGENPTIKELIDYDVFCGITPPEAQSKVEVVSDWEVTPAQLKAELDSGRKLTIIDVREPHEWQIGNLEQYGSKLIPLGEFPSRVGELNPDDEIVVHCKMGGRSAKAYGVLKDAGFKKIRNLKGGILAWSDQVDPNVPKY
- a CDS encoding M67 family metallopeptidase gives rise to the protein MSVKLTTDHLKTIREHGERTFPEECGGLLLGVIENGVRVIREVLPLENIRKDSRHNRVEISPLDYAKAERQAAKRDLGVWGYYHSHPNHPAVPSGFDLEHAPLIEWSYLIVSVRDGKAEEVRAWTVRDDRSQFDEEEIIQL
- a CDS encoding cysteine synthase family protein; the protein is MPTKSATAVVGVGASSLPELIGNTPLLRLNNLNPNPKVEIYAKAEWANPGGSVKDRPALNMIRQAERSGLLTREKTIIDATSGNTGIAYAMLGAALGYKVELCLPQNASAERKRILQVYGAHVVLTDPMAGTDGAILEVRRRVAETPNKYVYLDQYNNAANWQSHYETTAPEIYHQTGGRITHFVAGLGTSGTFVGVSRRLRELKPSVRLVSMQPDSPYHGLEGMKHMPTAIVPGIYDSTLADIEMEIQTEDAHAMTRQLAKDEGWFVGVSAAANIVAALNVASQIESGVIVTILCDGGSRYLSDKFWTEE
- a CDS encoding peroxiredoxin codes for the protein MSIRIGDTAPDFTAQTNEGTINFHEWLGDSWGVLFSHPKDFTPVCTTELGEAARLKPEFDKRNVKIIGLSVDPADSHNKWAEDIKETQGQALNFPVIADSDKKVSDLYEMIHPNASDTFTVRSVFVIGPDKKVKLTLTYPASTGRNFAEILRVIDSLQLTAKYSVATPVNWKNGDDCIIVPAVSDEAAKEKFPGGWKTLKPYLRIVPQPGK
- a CDS encoding threonine synthase — protein: MSYVKGLKCRECGAQYKLEAVAICEECFGPLEVYYDYEAIKTKLTREEIAGRQKTMWRYRELLPLENDPTVGLNTGCTPLVRAARLAKALGVGELFIKNDAVQHPTLSFKDRVVAVALSKAREFKFEAVGCASTGNLANSVAANAAAAGFPAYILIPDNLEKSKITATQIYGANVVPVKGNYDDVNRLCSEIAGRYPIAFVNVNLRPFYGEGSKTFGYEIAEQLGWQAPDAVVVPMAGGSLITKIYKAFGELSKIGLIEEAQTRFFGAQAAGCNPIAAAVKAGTRDIRPVKPNTIAKSLAIGNPADGYFATGVITNTGGWSEDVTDAEIISAMKLLAETEGIFTETAGGTTLAVTKKLIEQGRLSAKDRIVIAITGNGLKTQEALTLEDLKSIEPKLSAFESAAGFTRAVTAAA
- a CDS encoding MoaD/ThiS family protein, with the translated sequence MPQTVIIPTPLRKFTQDTELVQVQGATIGEVFTQLEAAYPGIQARLCETNGELRRFINVYVDGEDIRFLEGLNTGLADKAEISIVPAIAGG
- a CDS encoding zinc ribbon domain-containing protein, with the translated sequence MFCPGCAIQITDDTKFCKNCGANLRGVREAMTTRGEQFDWSKTWVADMFMSQEERERRRGITPEHKRNNEIKGGVITTLAGLGAMIFLYYLLGAVASNEPNAGDAEIIRRVWLAGLVPFLVGIGILFNGLFLSKPRAKSQPHPQFQPPADYQLPARTTNELLESSATDFSVIEHTTAHLPEKKEAIYAQRREDQP